A stretch of Cynocephalus volans isolate mCynVol1 chromosome 9, mCynVol1.pri, whole genome shotgun sequence DNA encodes these proteins:
- the KLF3 gene encoding Krueppel-like factor 3 — MLMFDPVPVKQEAMDPVSVSYPSSYMESMKPNKYGVIYSTPLPDKFFQTPEGLSHGMQMEPVDLTVNKRSSPPSAGNSPCSLKFAAAHRRASPGLSLPSSSPPMKKYSPPSPGVQPFGVPLSMPPVMAAALSRHGIRSPGILPVIQPVVVQPVPFMYTSHLQQPLMVSLSEDMENSNSSMQVPVIESYEKPVLQKKIKIEPGLEPQRTDYYPEEMSPPLMNSVSPPQALLQENHPSVIVQPGKRPLPVESPDTQRKRRIHRCDYDGCNKVYTKSSHLKAHRRTHTGEKPYKCTWEGCTWKFARSDELTRHFRKHTGIKPFQCPDCDRSFSRSDHLALHRKRHMLV, encoded by the exons TCCTACCCGTCGAGCTACATGGAGTCGATGAAGCCCAACAAGTATGGGGTCATTTACTCGACACCGCTGCCCGACAAGTTCTTCCAGACGCCGGAAGGCCTGTCGCACGGGATGCAGATGGAGCCGGTGGACCTGACGGTGAACAAGCGCAGCTCGCCGCCCTCGGCCGGGAACTCGCCGTGCTCGCTCAAGTTCGCGGCCGCGCACCGGAGGGCCTCGCCGGGCCTGAGCCTGCCGTCGTCCAGCCCGCCCATGAAGAAGTACTCGCCACCGTCCCCGGGCGTGCAGCCCTTCGGCGTGCCGCTGTCCATGCCGCCCGTGATGGCAGCCGCCCTCTCCCGCCACGGCATCCGCAGCCCGGGCATCCTGCCCGTCATCCAGCCCGTCGTGGTGCAGCCCGTCCCCTTCATGTACACGAGCCACCTCCAGCAGCCGCTCATGGTCTCCTTGTCGGAGGACATGGAAAACTCCAACAGCAGCATGCAAG taccTGTAATTGAATCATATGAGAAGCCtgtattacagaaaaaaattaaaatagaacctGGGCTCGAACCACAGAGGACAGATTATTATCCTGAAGAAATGTCACCCCCTTTAATGAACTCAGTGTCCCCCCCGCAGGCATTGTTGCAAGA GAATCACCCTTCAGTCATAGTGCAGCCTGGGAAGAGACCTTTACCTGTGGAATCCCCAGATACCCAAAGGAAGCGAAGGATACACAGATGTGATTACGACGGATGCAACAAAGTGTACACTAAGAGCTCCCACTTGAAAGCACACAGAAGAACACACACAG gaGAAAAACCCTACAAATGTACATGGGAAGGATGCACGTGGAAGTTTGCTCGGTCTGATGAACTAACAAGACATTTTCGAAAACATACTGGAATCAAACCTTTCCAGTGTCCAGACTGTGACCGCAGCTTCTCCCGCTCTGATCATCTTGCCCTACATAGGAAACGCCACATGCTAGTGTGA